CCCGGCGCCCGTGGGCCTCCCGCAGGCCCTTCAGGGTGGCCTGGACCTCGGAGGGGTGGTGGGCGTAGTCGTCCATCACCAGCACGCCCCCGGCCTCGCCGATCACCTGGGAGCGCCGGTCCACGCCCGAAAACCCGCTCAGGGCCCGGGCCGTGGCGTCCGGGGCCACGTCGAGCTCGGTGGCGACCGCCACGGCCGCCAGGGCGTTGAGCACGTTGTGCTCCCCGGGCAGGGCCAGGGCTACCTCCAGGAGGGGCTCTCCCCGCAGGAAGACCCGGAACCGGGACGCGCCCCCCTCGCGGCGCACCTGCCGGGCCGAGACGTCGGCCTGGGCGGAGAGGCCGTAGGTGACGGTGCGCTTGCGGATGCGCGGGAGCACCGCCTGCACCCGGGGGTCGTCCAGGCACGCCACCACCGCGCCGTAGAAGGGGACCTTGTTGGCGAAGTCCACGAACGCGGTCTCCAGGGCCTCCTCCGTGCCGTAGTGGTCCATGTGCTCCCGGTCGATGTTGGTGACGACCGCCACCGTGGGAAAGAGCACCAGGAAGCTCCCGTCGCTCTCGTCGGCCTCGGCCACCAGGAACTCCCCCTGCCCGAGCCTCGCGTTCGACCCCAGGCTCGCCAGGCGCCCCCCGACGACCACCGTGGGGTCGAGCCCCGCCTCGGAGAGCACCGCCGCCACCAGCGACGTGGTGGTGGTCTTGCCGTGGGCGCCGGCCACGGCCACCGCGTACTTCATCCGCATGAGCTCGGCCAGCATCTCCGCCCGGGGGATCACCGGGACGAGCCGCCGGTGGGCCTCGGCCACCTCGGGGTTGTCGGCCCTGACCGCCGACGAGGTCACCACCACCGAGGCGTCCCCCAGGTTCTCGGGCGCGTGCCCCAGGGCGACGCGCGCCCCCCGCTCCGCCAGGCGGCGGATCAGGGGCGAGTCCTTGAGATCCGAGCCGCTCACCCGGTAGCCGAGGTTGAGGAGCACCTCGGCGATCCCGCTCATGCCGATGCCCCCGATGCCCACGAAGTGGACGTGCTTCGCTTTGCGATACAAAGAAGCCTCCGTTGGCTTGTTGCGCGTTGTTTGTTGCCCGTGGGAAATCAACCCTCGGACCGATTGGACCGATCGGACCGATCCGACCGATCACCCGTCACCTCTCACGTTTCACGCTTCACCCCTCACCCCGTTCCATCTCCAGCAAATCATCCACGATCTCGCGTGCGGCATCGCGGCGCGCGCTGGCGGCGGCGGCGGCGGCCATGGCGGCGAGCGTGGCCGGGCCGCCGAGGAGGCCGCGCAGGCGCCCGGCGAGGGCCTCGGGCGCCAGACCCGCCTCCAGAACGGTGATCGCGGCGCCCCGGGCCTCGGCCGCCCGGGCGTTGGCCTCCTGGTGGCCTCCCGCGGCGTGGGGGAAGGGCACGAGCACCGCGGGGCGGCCGGCGGACGCGAGCTCTGCCACGGTGAGGGCCCCCGCCCGGGCGATCACGAGCTGGGCCCAGCCGTAGGCTGCGGCCATGTCGTCGATGAACTCCACCACCCGCACCCCTTCGCGCTCGCCGTAGGCTCGGGCGGCACCCTCGGCCCTGCCCCGCCCCGCCTGGTGCCAGACCGCCGCCGGGAGGCCCAGGGTGGCCAGGGCGGCCGGGACGACCTCGTTGAGGAACCGGGCACCCTGGCTTCCCCCCAGGATCAGCAGCCGGGCCGGCTCCCCGGCCGCTGGAGGGGCGTAGGGCAGGGGCGTCGCCACGCTGCGGCGCAGGGGGTTTCCGGTGACCCGGGTCTTGGCCCGGGGCAGGTGGCGCGCGGCCGCCGGGTCGCCCGCGTAGACCCGGCGCACCACCCGGGCCAGTGTCCGGTTGGCCACCCCCGGCCAGGCGTTTTGCTCCTGCACCGCCGTGGGCACGCCCCGGAGCCGGGCCAGGGCCACCACGGGGAAGCTCACGTAGCCCCCCACCCCGAGACAGGCCGTGGGCCGGAACCGGCGCAGGATCTGCGCCGCGTCCCCCAGGCCCAGGGCCAGGAGGCCCAGGGCCCGAAAGACCTTGCCCAGGCCCGCCCCCACGAGCCCCGCGGCCCGAACCGTGGCGAAGGGCAGCCCCAGGGGGGGCAGCACCCGGGCCTCCAGGCCGCGGGCCGTGCCCGCGAAGAGCACCGCGTGCTCCGGGCCCCGGGCCAGGAGCTCCTCGGCCACCGCCACCCCGGGGAAGAGGTGGCCGCCCGTGCCGCCGCCGGCGATGAGGAGCCTCACGCCGGCGCCTCCCGCCGGGCGAGCCCGGCCAGGAGCCCCGCGGCCGTCAGGCACACCACCAGGCCCGTGCCCCCGTAGGAGAGGAAGGGAAAGGGCAGGCCCTTGGTGGGCAGACACCCGGTCACCACCAGGGCATTAAGGGCCGCCTGGAGCCCGAGCCAGGTGCTGATGCCGGTGGCCAGGTGGCGCCGGAAGGGGTCTTCCTGCCGCCACGCGATGACGTAGCCCCTCCAGACCAGCACGGCCACCAGGGCGAGCACCAGGGCCACCCCCACCAGCCCCCTCTCCTCGGCCCACACGCTCAGGATGAAGTCCGTGTGGGCCTCGGGGAGGTAGTGGAGCTTCTGTCGCCCGGCGCCCAGCCCGACCCCCCACACCCCCCCCGCCCCGAAGGCGAGCAGGCTCTGGACGAGCTGGAACCCCGCCCCTTGGGCGTGACTCCAGGGGTCGAGGAAGGCCAGGATCCGGTCCCGCCGAAAGGGGACGAACCACAAGAGGTACGCCACCAGCGGCAGCACCGGGAGGAGCCCCGCCGCCAGGTGACGCAGCCGCACGCCCCCTGCGAACGCCGTCACCGCGACCACGGCGGCCAGGAGCACCGCCGTGCCCAGGTCGGGCCCGATGAGCACCAGCCCGATGGGAACCGCCGGGAGCACCACGTGGGGCAGGTACCCGTAGCCGAAGGAGCGCACCCGTTCCCCCCGCTTGGCCAGGCTGTGGGCCAGGAAGAGGACCAGGGCGAGCTTCGCCAGCTCGGAGGGCTGGAAGCCCAGGGGGCCCAGGCGCACCCACCGGTGGGCGCCGTTGATGGCCTGTCCCACGGGGGGCACCCAGGGGAGCACCAGGAGCACCGTGGCGAGCCCCAGGGCCGGATAGGCGAGCCGGCGCAGCCACGGCGCCGGGATGCGGGCGGCCACGAGGGCGCCGGTCACGCCCACGGCCGCGTAGGCGAGCGACCGCTTGAGGTAGGACGCCGGGTCCGCCCCTTCCCGGCCGAAAGCCAGGGGAGACGAGGTGGAGTAGACGAGCACGAGCCCCACGCCGGTGAGCAGGAGCGCGGTCCCCAGGACGATCCAGTCGGTGCGGCGGGCCTCATCCATGGTGGGTCCCTCCGCCCGGGGTCCCCCGCCGCGCGGTCTCTTCCCGGCACAAGCGCTGGAAGACGTCGCCCCGCTCGGCGTAGCTCCGAAAGAAGTCGAAGCTCGAACACGCGGGGGCCAGGAGCACCGTGTCCCCGGGCCGGGCGGCGGCCACCGCGAGGCCGACGGCCTCGGGCCAGTCCCGGGCGGTGCGCAGGGGCGCGGCCCCGGCCAGGGCCGCCGCCATGCGGGGCGCCGCGGCCCCCACCAGGATCCCTTCCCGGACCACCCGCCCCAGGGGGCCCGCCAGGGGCCCGTAGTCGCCCCCCTTGTCGACCCCCCCGGCCACCCACACCACGGGCGGGTCCACGCTCTCCAGGGCTGCCACCGCCGCACCCACGTTGGTGGCCTTGGAGTCGTCCACGAAGCGCACGCCCCCCGACTCGAGAAACAGCTCCAGGCGGTGGGGCCGGGGTCGGAACTCCCGGGCCGCGGCCCAGGCCGCCCCAGGGTCGGCCCCCACCCAGGCCGCCGCCAGGCAGGCCGCCAGCGCGTTGCCCAGGTTGAACCGGCCGGGGAGCCGCAGGCGGCCGGCGGGCACCCGCACCCCGTCGCGCCCCGGCAGGAGGAACACCGCATCGTCCCCTTCGAGCCACGCCCCCACGGGCAGGACCCGCTCGGTGGAGTAGGGGAGCACCGCCGAGCGGGCGCGGCGCCCCACCTCCCAGGCCACGGGGTCCTCCCGGTTGACTACCGCCGCGTCCCCGGCGCCCTGGTTCTCGAAGATGCGCCCCTTGGCCCGGGCGTAGTCGGCCGGGCCGGCGTGGCGGTCGAAGTGGTCGTCGGTGACGTTGAGGAGCACGGCCACCCGGGGGCGGAAGGTGCGGATGGTCTCGAGCTGGAAGCTCGAGACCTCCACCGCCAGGAAGTCCCACTCCCGGCCCACGGCCTCGGCGAGCGGCGTGCCCAGGTTGCCTCCCGTGAAGACCCGCCCGTTACCCCCCCGCAGCACCTCCCCCAGGAGCTCGGTCACGGTGGTCTTGCCGTTGGTCCCGGTCACCGCGAGCAGGGGAGCCGAGAGGAACCGCGACGCGAGCTCCAGCTCCCCGGTCACCTCCACCCCGGCCTCGGCCAGGGCGCGCACCC
This genomic window from Thermodesulfobacteriota bacterium contains:
- the murG gene encoding undecaprenyldiphospho-muramoylpentapeptide beta-N-acetylglucosaminyltransferase produces the protein MRLLIAGGGTGGHLFPGVAVAEELLARGPEHAVLFAGTARGLEARVLPPLGLPFATVRAAGLVGAGLGKVFRALGLLALGLGDAAQILRRFRPTACLGVGGYVSFPVVALARLRGVPTAVQEQNAWPGVANRTLARVVRRVYAGDPAAARHLPRAKTRVTGNPLRRSVATPLPYAPPAAGEPARLLILGGSQGARFLNEVVPAALATLGLPAAVWHQAGRGRAEGAARAYGEREGVRVVEFIDDMAAAYGWAQLVIARAGALTVAELASAGRPAVLVPFPHAAGGHQEANARAAEARGAAITVLEAGLAPEALAGRLRGLLGGPATLAAMAAAAAASARRDAAREIVDDLLEMERGEG
- the ftsW gene encoding putative lipid II flippase FtsW encodes the protein MDEARRTDWIVLGTALLLTGVGLVLVYSTSSPLAFGREGADPASYLKRSLAYAAVGVTGALVAARIPAPWLRRLAYPALGLATVLLVLPWVPPVGQAINGAHRWVRLGPLGFQPSELAKLALVLFLAHSLAKRGERVRSFGYGYLPHVVLPAVPIGLVLIGPDLGTAVLLAAVVAVTAFAGGVRLRHLAAGLLPVLPLVAYLLWFVPFRRDRILAFLDPWSHAQGAGFQLVQSLLAFGAGGVWGVGLGAGRQKLHYLPEAHTDFILSVWAEERGLVGVALVLALVAVLVWRGYVIAWRQEDPFRRHLATGISTWLGLQAALNALVVTGCLPTKGLPFPFLSYGGTGLVVCLTAAGLLAGLARREAPA
- the murC gene encoding UDP-N-acetylmuramate--L-alanine ligase is translated as MYRKAKHVHFVGIGGIGMSGIAEVLLNLGYRVSGSDLKDSPLIRRLAERGARVALGHAPENLGDASVVVTSSAVRADNPEVAEAHRRLVPVIPRAEMLAELMRMKYAVAVAGAHGKTTTTSLVAAVLSEAGLDPTVVVGGRLASLGSNARLGQGEFLVAEADESDGSFLVLFPTVAVVTNIDREHMDHYGTEEALETAFVDFANKVPFYGAVVACLDDPRVQAVLPRIRKRTVTYGLSAQADVSARQVRREGGASRFRVFLRGEPLLEVALALPGEHNVLNALAAVAVATELDVAPDATARALSGFSGVDRRSQVIGEAGGVLVMDDYAHHPSEVQATLKGLREAHGRRVVAIFQPHRYSRTRDLFERFLTAFYGADVLVVTDIYPAGEAPAPDVTAAALVAGIRAHGHKDAELIPELARVPELLEPRLQEGDLVVTLGAGNVWQAGEALLRRLRGE
- the murD gene encoding UDP-N-acetylmuramoyl-L-alanine--D-glutamate ligase, coding for MELAGRRAVVLGAGVSGRAAARLLRARAAWVDLHDDAPATRLPPEAVGLEALGVRLLAGGPELDPGRYDLAVVSPGISAQAPRVRALAEAGVEVTGELELASRFLSAPLLAVTGTNGKTTVTELLGEVLRGGNGRVFTGGNLGTPLAEAVGREWDFLAVEVSSFQLETIRTFRPRVAVLLNVTDDHFDRHAGPADYARAKGRIFENQGAGDAAVVNREDPVAWEVGRRARSAVLPYSTERVLPVGAWLEGDDAVFLLPGRDGVRVPAGRLRLPGRFNLGNALAACLAAAWVGADPGAAWAAAREFRPRPHRLELFLESGGVRFVDDSKATNVGAAVAALESVDPPVVWVAGGVDKGGDYGPLAGPLGRVVREGILVGAAAPRMAAALAGAAPLRTARDWPEAVGLAVAAARPGDTVLLAPACSSFDFFRSYAERGDVFQRLCREETARRGTPGGGTHHG